In a genomic window of Echeneis naucrates chromosome 4, fEcheNa1.1, whole genome shotgun sequence:
- the rgs16 gene encoding regulator of G-protein signaling 16 isoform X1, with the protein MCKELASLPACCLERVKELKAKLGSFWQKPNWNLSCCKIEKNKKSNRNSSLSRPTLEECFMWKESFEKLLSSKYGLYAFTAFLVSEFSEENIAFYFACEDYRSTKSSDKLPSKAQKIYDEFIGSDAPREINIDHETRDITKANMLAPSPSSFDMAQQKIYMLMAKDCYPRFLRSSTYRDQVHLAKLSSKAAKQPQQEKKV; encoded by the exons ATGTGTAAAGAACTAGCCTCACTGCCTGCCTGCTGCTTGGAAAG GGTCAAGGAGCTGAAAGCAAAATTGGGAAGTTTTTGGCAAAAACCCAACTGGAATCTTTCCTGCTGcaaaatagagaaaaataa gaaaTCTAATCGCAATTCATCTCTTTCCAGGCCAACTCTGGAGGAATGCTTTATGTGGAAGGAGTCTTTTGAGAAACTGCTGTCCagcaaat ATGGACTATATGCCTTTACAGCCTTCCTTGTATCTGAGTTCAGTGAGGAGAACATTGCATTCTACTTTGCTTGTGAGGATTACCGAAGTACCAAGTCATCTGATAAACTGCCCTCTAAAGCCCAAAAGATCTATGATGAGTTCATCGGTAGTGATGCTCCGAGAGAG ATCAACATTGACCACGAAACCCGTGACATCACCAAAGCCAACATGCTGGCCCCCTCACCTTCTTCCTTTGATATGGCCCAGCAGAAGATTTACATGCTCATGGCCAAAGACTGCTACCCTCGCTTCCTCCGATCatcaacatacagagaccagGTGCATCTAGCCAAATTAAGCTCAAAGGCCGCCAAGCAGCCCCAGCAGGAGAAGAAGGTGTGA
- the rgs16 gene encoding regulator of G-protein signaling 16 isoform X2 — MCKELASLPACCLERVKELKAKLGSFWQKPNWNLSCCKIEKNKPTLEECFMWKESFEKLLSSKYGLYAFTAFLVSEFSEENIAFYFACEDYRSTKSSDKLPSKAQKIYDEFIGSDAPREINIDHETRDITKANMLAPSPSSFDMAQQKIYMLMAKDCYPRFLRSSTYRDQVHLAKLSSKAAKQPQQEKKV; from the exons ATGTGTAAAGAACTAGCCTCACTGCCTGCCTGCTGCTTGGAAAG GGTCAAGGAGCTGAAAGCAAAATTGGGAAGTTTTTGGCAAAAACCCAACTGGAATCTTTCCTGCTGcaaaatagagaaaaataa GCCAACTCTGGAGGAATGCTTTATGTGGAAGGAGTCTTTTGAGAAACTGCTGTCCagcaaat ATGGACTATATGCCTTTACAGCCTTCCTTGTATCTGAGTTCAGTGAGGAGAACATTGCATTCTACTTTGCTTGTGAGGATTACCGAAGTACCAAGTCATCTGATAAACTGCCCTCTAAAGCCCAAAAGATCTATGATGAGTTCATCGGTAGTGATGCTCCGAGAGAG ATCAACATTGACCACGAAACCCGTGACATCACCAAAGCCAACATGCTGGCCCCCTCACCTTCTTCCTTTGATATGGCCCAGCAGAAGATTTACATGCTCATGGCCAAAGACTGCTACCCTCGCTTCCTCCGATCatcaacatacagagaccagGTGCATCTAGCCAAATTAAGCTCAAAGGCCGCCAAGCAGCCCCAGCAGGAGAAGAAGGTGTGA
- the rgs16 gene encoding regulator of G-protein signaling 16 isoform X3: MCKELASLPACCLERVKELKAKLGSFWQKPNWNLSCCKIEKNKKSNRNSSLSRPTLEECFMWKESFEKLLSSKYGLYAFTAFLVSEFSEENIAFYFACEDYRSTKSSDKLPSKAQKIYDEFIGSDAPREVRINIDHETRDITKANMLAPSPSSFDMAQQKIYMLMAKDCYPRFLRSSTYRDQVHLAKLSSKAAKQPQQEKKV; the protein is encoded by the exons ATGTGTAAAGAACTAGCCTCACTGCCTGCCTGCTGCTTGGAAAG GGTCAAGGAGCTGAAAGCAAAATTGGGAAGTTTTTGGCAAAAACCCAACTGGAATCTTTCCTGCTGcaaaatagagaaaaataa gaaaTCTAATCGCAATTCATCTCTTTCCAGGCCAACTCTGGAGGAATGCTTTATGTGGAAGGAGTCTTTTGAGAAACTGCTGTCCagcaaat ATGGACTATATGCCTTTACAGCCTTCCTTGTATCTGAGTTCAGTGAGGAGAACATTGCATTCTACTTTGCTTGTGAGGATTACCGAAGTACCAAGTCATCTGATAAACTGCCCTCTAAAGCCCAAAAGATCTATGATGAGTTCATCGGTAGTGATGCTCCGAGAGAGGTGAGG ATCAACATTGACCACGAAACCCGTGACATCACCAAAGCCAACATGCTGGCCCCCTCACCTTCTTCCTTTGATATGGCCCAGCAGAAGATTTACATGCTCATGGCCAAAGACTGCTACCCTCGCTTCCTCCGATCatcaacatacagagaccagGTGCATCTAGCCAAATTAAGCTCAAAGGCCGCCAAGCAGCCCCAGCAGGAGAAGAAGGTGTGA